A window of Actinomycetota bacterium contains these coding sequences:
- a CDS encoding GPW/gp25 family protein, with amino-acid sequence MTHDIVGAGWGFPVKTGQTGGIRLVTREREIEEAIRLILATAPGERPMRPEFGCGIHEYVFAPVDGATAGRMAFEVKESLTRWEPRIRVESVLVYPSTDPLGSTLLIDIQYTILGSVDPRTLVFPFYTIPAEGS; translated from the coding sequence GTGACCCACGACATCGTTGGAGCCGGGTGGGGGTTTCCGGTGAAGACCGGCCAGACCGGCGGCATCCGCCTCGTGACCAGGGAACGTGAGATCGAGGAGGCCATCCGCCTGATACTGGCCACGGCGCCCGGAGAACGTCCTATGCGCCCGGAGTTCGGCTGCGGCATCCACGAGTACGTGTTTGCACCCGTCGACGGCGCCACCGCCGGGCGGATGGCCTTCGAGGTGAAGGAGTCGCTCACCCGGTGGGAGCCGAGGATCCGGGTCGAATCGGTTCTCGTCTACCCGAGCACCGACCCGCTGGGGTCGACCCTTCTGATCGACATCCAGTACACGATCCTGGGCTCCGTCGACCCCAGGACGCTGGTGTTCCCGTTCTACACGATCCCGGCGGAGGGCAGCTGA
- a CDS encoding PAAR domain-containing protein, which produces MPPLARVGDPTGHPGVITGPGVPTVLIGGMPAAVTGDLHTCAWPNPSEPHPPTPIIGSAATVLIGGRPAACMGDSAACGAKIVSGAPTVISG; this is translated from the coding sequence ATGCCACCACTTGCACGTGTAGGAGATCCCACGGGACACCCGGGTGTGATCACCGGCCCCGGCGTCCCGACCGTCCTGATCGGCGGGATGCCGGCAGCCGTAACGGGCGACCTGCACACCTGCGCCTGGCCCAACCCGTCCGAGCCGCACCCTCCGACCCCGATCATCGGCTCGGCGGCAACCGTCCTGATCGGAGGCCGGCCGGCGGCGTGTATGGGCGACTCCGCGGCCTGCGGCGCCAAGATCGTCTCCGGCGCCCCGACTGTGATTTCGGGGTGA
- a CDS encoding VgrG-related protein, with product MPPSALTNTVQVQADGQDLSAESASALLSASVEQSLSLPDTFTLVFRDPARTILKDTGLDIGSTVKVVVATPGNPGGEPLIEGAEVTALEAEYTPKGTLTVVRGMDKSFRAYGGRTVDSYPNSTLTDAARKVAGRAGLSTGKVDATSKVYTLLTQNNLSDWSFIRSLAREAGFDAWVADGKLNFCKPTESSEGPAAGRLGSQDPLQLTPKDDLISFRCAVTAGQQVGSVKVRGWDPVSKKAVVGTAPAKTTSSSNGSKPDELAGKLGNPTFLAVEEPRSDQDDATQAAKVIAETIGGSSTVFEGMSVGNPKLKAGTAVSIGLLGEPFDGKYTLTEARHTVEADGYTTWFAVNGRNNRSLLGLASGGPHGDALGGRRIPGVVTGIVTDSKDPEDQCRVKLSFPWLSDDYQSDWARNTQVWAGKGYGSVIVPEVGDEVLVAFEQGDIHRPFVLGGLYNGVDLPYQGTPALVDSSGKVNRRDLVSRTGHVISMTELDGQNDGILVKTAGGGYKLELSKQAKTVTIEADGTVIIEAKGTGAMTVKAAGNLDISGRQITIKAQSGITIDGGAGIVDIKAGPKASIAAAKVEVNGSAAADLKGGGMVTIQGALVKIN from the coding sequence ATGCCCCCGTCCGCCCTCACCAACACCGTTCAGGTACAGGCCGACGGCCAGGACCTGTCTGCCGAGAGTGCCTCCGCACTCCTGTCGGCTTCGGTAGAGCAGAGCCTTTCCCTGCCGGACACGTTCACCCTGGTCTTCCGGGACCCGGCCCGCACGATCCTGAAAGACACGGGGCTGGACATAGGAAGCACGGTGAAGGTCGTCGTGGCGACGCCGGGCAACCCCGGGGGCGAACCCTTGATCGAGGGCGCCGAGGTGACCGCTCTGGAGGCCGAGTACACCCCCAAAGGCACGCTCACCGTCGTTCGGGGCATGGACAAGTCGTTCCGGGCCTACGGAGGCCGAACCGTCGACTCGTATCCCAACTCCACCTTGACGGACGCCGCCAGGAAGGTGGCGGGACGGGCCGGCCTTTCGACCGGCAAGGTCGACGCGACCTCCAAGGTCTACACCCTCCTCACCCAGAACAACCTGAGCGACTGGTCGTTCATCCGCAGCCTCGCCCGGGAGGCCGGGTTCGACGCCTGGGTCGCCGACGGGAAGCTGAACTTCTGCAAGCCGACCGAGTCCTCCGAGGGGCCCGCGGCCGGCCGTCTGGGCTCGCAGGACCCGCTCCAGCTGACGCCGAAGGACGACCTGATCAGCTTCCGCTGTGCGGTCACCGCGGGACAGCAGGTGGGCAGCGTGAAGGTGCGCGGCTGGGACCCGGTGAGCAAGAAGGCGGTTGTGGGCACCGCCCCCGCCAAGACCACGTCGTCGTCGAACGGGAGCAAGCCGGACGAGCTCGCGGGCAAGCTGGGCAATCCCACCTTTCTGGCGGTGGAAGAACCCCGCAGCGACCAGGACGACGCCACCCAGGCGGCAAAGGTGATCGCTGAAACCATCGGAGGGTCGTCCACCGTCTTCGAGGGGATGTCGGTGGGGAACCCCAAGCTGAAGGCCGGGACGGCGGTCAGCATCGGCCTGCTCGGCGAGCCCTTCGACGGCAAGTACACCCTCACCGAGGCTCGGCATACGGTGGAAGCCGACGGCTACACGACGTGGTTCGCCGTCAACGGGCGCAACAACCGCTCGCTGCTGGGGCTCGCCTCCGGAGGGCCGCACGGCGACGCGCTCGGCGGGCGGCGCATCCCGGGCGTCGTCACCGGCATCGTGACCGACTCTAAGGACCCGGAGGACCAGTGCCGGGTGAAGCTGAGCTTCCCGTGGCTCTCCGACGACTACCAGTCCGACTGGGCGCGGAACACCCAGGTTTGGGCCGGCAAGGGCTACGGGTCGGTGATCGTGCCGGAGGTCGGCGACGAGGTGCTGGTTGCCTTCGAGCAGGGCGACATCCACCGGCCGTTCGTCCTGGGCGGGCTGTACAACGGGGTCGACCTGCCGTACCAGGGGACCCCGGCTCTGGTGGACTCCTCGGGCAAGGTCAACCGGCGGGACCTGGTCTCACGGACCGGCCACGTCATCTCCATGACCGAGCTGGACGGCCAGAACGACGGGATCCTCGTAAAAACCGCCGGGGGCGGATACAAGCTGGAGCTCAGCAAGCAGGCGAAGACGGTCACCATCGAGGCCGACGGGACCGTGATCATCGAGGCCAAGGGAACCGGCGCGATGACAGTCAAGGCGGCGGGAAACCTCGACATCTCCGGCCGGCAGATCACCATCAAGGCCCAGAGCGGGATCACCATCGACGGCGGAGCCGGGATCGTCGACATCAAGGCCGGCCCGAAGGCGTCTATCGCCGCGGCGAAGGTCGAGGTCAACGGCAGCGCCGCAGCCGACCTGAAGGGCGGCGGCATGGTCACCATCCAGGGCGCCCTGGTCAAGATCAACTGA
- a CDS encoding peptidase M23, with translation MGLTKAYIELVETSGPNPPSLSATGTRIEFQYNPEEIQITRSARWLMSEANTEGESSALEYKGPQPTKMKLKMFIDASDQKDGDISGQVDKLLEACAPTSSSKSRDLPLPCYAIFGWDKVYFRGFIESVDVTYTMFRESGKPVRARCNIDLTETPPKAAAQNPTSGGQGAQGWVQMVAGDTLAGIAFREYGDATLWRAIATANLIDDPLRVRPGTELLIPPAVEAAAAR, from the coding sequence ATGGGTTTGACCAAGGCGTACATCGAGCTGGTTGAGACCTCCGGTCCCAACCCTCCCTCGCTGAGTGCGACCGGGACCAGGATCGAGTTTCAGTACAACCCCGAGGAGATCCAGATCACCAGGTCCGCCCGCTGGCTGATGTCCGAGGCCAACACCGAGGGAGAGAGCTCCGCCCTGGAGTACAAGGGGCCGCAGCCGACCAAGATGAAGCTCAAGATGTTCATCGACGCCTCCGATCAGAAGGACGGCGACATCTCCGGCCAGGTGGACAAGCTTCTCGAAGCCTGCGCCCCGACCTCGTCGTCCAAGTCCAGGGACCTGCCGCTGCCGTGTTATGCGATCTTCGGATGGGACAAGGTGTACTTCCGCGGCTTCATCGAGAGCGTGGACGTGACCTACACGATGTTCCGGGAGTCGGGCAAGCCGGTGCGGGCCAGGTGCAACATCGACCTCACCGAGACCCCGCCCAAAGCGGCCGCCCAGAACCCAACCTCCGGGGGGCAGGGAGCCCAGGGCTGGGTTCAGATGGTGGCCGGCGACACCCTCGCAGGAATCGCCTTCCGGGAGTACGGCGACGCCACCCTGTGGAGGGCGATTGCCACCGCCAACCTGATCGATGACCCGCTCCGGGTGCGTCCGGGAACCGAACTGCTCATTCCACCCGCGGTCGAAGCCGCGGCAGCGAGGTAG
- a CDS encoding phage tail protein, with translation MNDIDKDPAIDLYFKVEIDDHNLGTFITCSGLSMDVAIEPVKEGGNNGFTWKLPGRVEYGNVKLTRPIGPESNLVSRWIAGMSSGDFVRTKAVITALTPKGEDLVSWTLAGVIPVKWEGPSFSAEGGKVAQETLELAHHGFEYKDQNKWV, from the coding sequence ATGAACGACATCGACAAAGACCCGGCGATCGACCTCTACTTCAAGGTCGAAATCGACGACCACAACCTCGGCACTTTCATCACATGCAGCGGCCTGTCCATGGACGTGGCAATCGAGCCGGTGAAGGAGGGCGGCAACAACGGCTTCACCTGGAAGCTCCCCGGACGGGTCGAGTACGGCAACGTCAAGCTGACCCGCCCGATCGGCCCGGAGAGCAACCTGGTTTCGAGGTGGATCGCGGGCATGTCGTCGGGAGATTTCGTCCGCACCAAAGCGGTCATTACGGCGCTGACTCCAAAAGGAGAGGACCTGGTGTCCTGGACGCTGGCCGGCGTGATACCCGTGAAGTGGGAGGGGCCGTCGTTCAGCGCCGAGGGGGGCAAGGTGGCGCAGGAGACGCTCGAGCTGGCCCACCACGGGTTCGAGTACAAGGATCAGAACAAATGGGTTTGA